Proteins encoded in a region of the Malaciobacter mytili LMG 24559 genome:
- a CDS encoding sensor histidine kinase codes for MSESKVEKRLLLIIKYAMPLATIIVSIIFTLFIVFNNIKEFKKESQNLKEVFIKTQKALVKSEVDRVFEQIDLENKKITLTLKNNIKRRVNEAYNISLNIYNEHKNTHTNEEIIKLIKDSLRKVNFNENRGYYFINDLNGYSVLYPPNKKIEGKNFYNIQDLNGFYTVRESIKLVKEQKEGFIEYSWKKPEDNKNFYKKISYIKLFEPLNLYIGTGEYLEDFKEKVKKEVILELQNLKYGLNGFVFLVDYNGVYLSHSKKEYVGKNRINLKDKNGIYITKEIINTAKKGDGFVKYISTVMPETNMPALKTTYIRGYKDWQLAIASGFYNEKIQEVIKEKEINLDKKNKEYIFKLISISLLITIILFISSLYVSTYLEKYFLKYKRKIYQEMEKNKQKDILLAHQTKMVAMGEMLENIAHQWRQPLSIITTSASGMQLNKELGFLTDESQNESIEVILSNAKHLSQTIDDFRDFLSNKKTKKEFDLSDAYYKTLKLINSKLKANEVEIINDIEEIKIESYENELIQVFMNLLNNSLDAFKIKNIQEKVISFSIYKEDDFAIIEYRDNAGGIEDSVISRIFEPYFTTKHKYNGTGIGLYMSQQIIIKQFNGDIKVENIKEKAQNIGVVFTIKIPIK; via the coding sequence ATGTCAGAGAGTAAAGTAGAAAAAAGACTGTTATTAATAATAAAATATGCAATGCCACTTGCAACTATTATTGTTTCGATAATTTTTACACTATTTATAGTTTTTAATAATATAAAAGAGTTTAAAAAAGAATCACAAAATTTAAAAGAAGTATTTATTAAAACTCAAAAAGCTTTAGTAAAAAGTGAAGTTGATAGGGTTTTTGAACAAATAGATTTGGAAAATAAAAAAATCACTTTAACTTTAAAAAATAACATAAAAAGAAGAGTAAATGAAGCTTATAATATCTCTTTAAATATTTACAATGAGCATAAAAATACTCATACAAATGAAGAGATAATCAAACTAATAAAAGACTCCCTAAGAAAAGTTAATTTCAATGAAAATAGAGGATATTATTTTATAAATGATTTAAATGGATATTCAGTTTTATACCCTCCAAATAAAAAAATAGAAGGTAAAAACTTTTATAATATCCAAGATTTAAATGGTTTTTATACAGTAAGAGAATCAATAAAGTTAGTAAAAGAACAAAAAGAAGGTTTTATAGAATATAGTTGGAAAAAACCAGAAGACAATAAAAATTTTTATAAAAAAATCTCATATATTAAGCTTTTTGAACCTTTAAATTTATATATAGGAACAGGGGAGTATTTAGAGGATTTTAAAGAAAAAGTAAAAAAAGAAGTTATATTAGAACTACAAAATTTAAAATATGGATTAAATGGCTTTGTTTTTTTAGTTGATTATAATGGAGTATATCTTTCTCATAGTAAAAAAGAGTATGTGGGGAAAAATAGAATTAATCTAAAAGATAAAAATGGGATATATATAACAAAAGAGATAATAAATACGGCAAAAAAAGGTGATGGTTTTGTAAAATATATTTCTACTGTTATGCCAGAAACAAATATGCCAGCTTTAAAAACTACATATATTAGAGGATATAAAGATTGGCAATTGGCTATTGCTTCAGGATTTTATAATGAAAAAATACAAGAAGTAATTAAAGAAAAAGAGATAAATTTAGATAAAAAAAATAAAGAGTATATTTTTAAACTTATAAGTATTTCGCTTTTGATTACTATTATATTATTTATTAGTTCTTTATATGTTTCAACATATTTAGAAAAATATTTTTTAAAATATAAAAGAAAAATTTATCAAGAGATGGAAAAAAATAAACAAAAAGATATTTTATTAGCACATCAAACAAAAATGGTAGCAATGGGAGAAATGCTTGAAAATATTGCTCACCAATGGAGACAGCCTTTATCAATTATTACTACTAGTGCAAGTGGAATGCAATTAAATAAAGAATTAGGCTTTTTAACAGATGAAAGCCAAAATGAATCAATAGAAGTAATCTTATCAAATGCAAAACATCTTTCTCAAACAATAGATGATTTTAGAGATTTTTTAAGTAATAAAAAGACTAAAAAAGAGTTTGATTTATCAGATGCTTATTATAAGACTTTAAAACTTATTAATTCAAAACTAAAAGCAAATGAAGTTGAAATAATAAATGATATTGAAGAAATAAAAATTGAATCTTATGAAAATGAACTGATACAAGTTTTTATGAACTTACTTAATAATAGTTTAGATGCTTTTAAAATAAAAAATATACAAGAAAAAGTTATAAGTTTTAGTATCTACAAAGAAGATGATTTTGCAATTATAGAGTATAGAGACAATGCAGGTGGGATTGAGGATAGTGTTATAAGTAGAATTTTTGAGCCTTATTTTACAACTAAGCATAAATATAATGGAACAGGCATTGGGCTTTATATGTCACAACAAATTATAATTAAGCAGTTCAATGGAGATATAAAAGTAGAGAATATCAAAGAAAAAGCTCAAAATATAGGTGTTGTATTTACTATTAAAATTCCTATTAAATAG